The following nucleotide sequence is from Myxococcales bacterium.
TCTGACAGCTGAGCCGGGGGGCGCGCCTGGGTTTCGCGGATGGGCAGAGGCACGGCATGGGCACGGGGAGCTCCCAGCCCCAGGGTCAGCTGCCGAGGGCCAGGATGCGCTCGCAGCGCTCGAGCACCTGCACCTCGACGTCGCCCAATCGCTCCCGAATCAGGTTCTGGTATTCGGCCAGACGGCTCTGACTGGCGCTCGGAACCACCCCCACGAACGGCGTCGCGCGGTCCAGCACCGCGTGGCCCATCGGGACTTCGGCGGCCAGGTGCAGCTCGACCACCCGATCGAACCATTCGGGATCTCCGGAGAGCTCGAGCAGCCCCAGCGCTGCGAGGGATGCCTGTTCGAGCAGGGCTTCGCTGACGGCCTGGCCGCGGCGCAGAGCGTCGATGCGTTTGTCCAGGTTCCCGGCGAGCGAGCGGGTCGCGGCGTCGACGTCACCGCGCCCCAACATACGCTCGACCACGCCAAGCACGGGCACCATCGGATCCTGTCCCGGGACCGCGGGGTACGCCCCCGTCGAAGGGGGCGGTGCGGCGTACGGAGACGTCGACGGGGTGACGCTCCGCACCGGACCCACCCGGGGTGGGGACGAGGGGCGTGATGCCGCCCTGGTCATCCTCACCCGCGCCAGCGGCACGGCAGAGGGCGGCTTGGGGTTGGCCGCGGTCAGCGTCTCGGTCGCCTGCGGCGCGGGTGGCGGTTCGGTGTCCGGCGCTGGGATCTGCCGCAGCGCCGACACCATGCGCGGTGCCGGTGGCCGCTGCCCCTGAACGGTGAGCTCATCGCGATCGTAATCCAGCGTGTCGTCGAGCTCGTCCTCGAAGCGGATCTCCGTGCGCGTGGTCAGCGCGTCGGCCACCTCGTCGAGGGCGATCATGTTTCCTTGCTCGTCGACCGCGATCCGCCTCGGCGGCGCCGCGTCGTCGCCTGTCGTCAAGAAGAACGTGAGCTGCGTGGTTCCGACCAAGAGCGTGTCGCCATCCTCGAGCAGGGCCGGCGAGTCCAGCCGCATTCCGTTTACGAAGACGCCATTTCGACTCCCGGCGTCCTCCACCGTGACGCGCAGATCCGTGCAGATCAGACGAGCGTGCTCCCGCGAGACCAGGGAGCCCGAGATCGAGATGTGTGCGCTG
It contains:
- a CDS encoding FHA domain-containing protein, whose translation is MRDPEGNKSGPATRPQARPALLVKEHEVPLAEGVTVIGRGGSAHISISGSLVSREHARLICTDLRVTVEDAGSRNGVFVNGMRLDSPALLEDGDTLLVGTTQLTFFLTTGDDAAPPRRIAVDEQGNMIALDEVADALTTRTEIRFEDELDDTLDYDRDELTVQGQRPPAPRMVSALRQIPAPDTEPPPAPQATETLTAANPKPPSAVPLARVRMTRAASRPSSPPRVGPVRSVTPSTSPYAAPPPSTGAYPAVPGQDPMVPVLGVVERMLGRGDVDAATRSLAGNLDKRIDALRRGQAVSEALLEQASLAALGLLELSGDPEWFDRVVELHLAAEVPMGHAVLDRATPFVGVVPSASQSRLAEYQNLIRERLGDVEVQVLERCERILALGS